TGGATGATGTGATATAATAAGCACATAAGCTTATTAAAATTGtcaaatttgtttgtttgtgcaggtGAGGTGATAAATGAGAAGGATCGCTGCAGAAAGTGTGAGGGTCATAAAGTGTGTAAGGAGACCAAGCTTCTGGAGGTGCATGTGGACAAAGGCATGAAACATGGACAGAAGATCACGTTCTCTGGTGAAGCTGACCAAGCTCCAGGCATTGAACCAGGAGATATAGTCCTGGTGCTGCAAGAGAAAGAACATGAGGTAAATAAAGACAACAGATTTTTGGCATTGATTCTTCAGCTATAAATCCTTTGATTTAATGGATAGACAATGGTTGATGTTTTGGTGATTTTTCAGTATTTATTAGAAAATAATTTTACGATGAACAGAAGCAATGAAATTGGGATTTTCAATATTTATCAGGATTTCCGCCGTGAGGGCAGTGACCTTCACATGGTCCAACGTATCGGCCTGGTTGAAGCTCTGTGTGGCTTCCAGATGACCGTCACTCACCTTGATGGACGTCAGTTGCTTGTCAAATACCCTCCTGGCAAGGTCATTGAGCCAGGTAACAATGTCACCCTAACCACATCTATTTAGGTTCAGTGTTTAGAGGCTTTCATGACATTTCAGCTATTTTACTAGTTCTGGCAAAATTGTGTTTAGGTGATaggtattgttgttgtttttggactgttggagcacacatttattttttaaatataaggcTAGAAGAGTAAAAAATCCTTCAAATGTTCTTGAAAATTATCCACTATAACACTAATAGGGTGAAGCTTGATCTAGTTTAACATGGGATCACAAGAAAATGTTGCTGCTTTCATAAATGAGCAAAGTGAAATATACATCTCAGCCATGAGCCAATAAGCTGGTCGGTTTTTAATGCAGCACCTAGATTTGTTATCCAGTGTTTTAATGTTATTCAGAGTTTTGTCTATAACATATCTTATATCATTGTGTCTTTGATTTTATATTGCAGGCTCTCATTGCTCTTCAAACGAAAAGTGGTTTACATTTTAGAGTAGTTGAGAATAGTGTGTCTCTgagtttatttaacaaatattaaTTACGCAATTTCAAAGTGATTACAGAGGTCAAGTTGTCATActttttgatgatgtttttctgGCAGGTTGTATTCGAATGGTAAAGGGTGAGGGAATGCCTCAGTACAGAAACCCTTTTGAGAAGGGAGACCTTTATGTCAAGTTTGATGTCCAATTCCCTGAAAACAACTGGATTAGCCCAGAAAAACTGAATGTAAGTTTCAATTGTTAAACCTCCTGATTCAGACATTTTTTACTTCACTAGAGtggttctgtttttctgttgttgttgttttttttaatccaaccACTTTTCTTTCAGGAACTCGAGTGCTTGCTGCCTGCTCGTGCTGAAAATCCTGTAATCTCAGCAGATGCGGAGGAAGTTGACCTGACAGATTTTGACAGGAGTCAAGGGTCAGGAAGTGGAGCTAGGAGAGAGGCCTACAATGATAGTTCTGATGAGGAAGGCGGCCATCATGGCCCAGGGGTGCAGTGCGCacaccaataaaaaaagactcatacacgaagacatgcacacacattaagaCATGAACAACCCTCAAGTCCCATTGCTAACACCATTCAAAACTTGacgctcatacacacacacacacaattctctCCTTTCATGATTCCCAGGAAATAGAAGAGAAaagcaaaaatacacacacacctatatCAACCCTCCTCAGTTCCTTGGTGCCCATAAGTCAGAGATATGCTGGATGTGTGATGACCATTTTGTGTTTATGGACAGTAGTGCTCATCTAAGCCCAGCAAAAAGTTGGTTTTATTGTCAGATGTTCACTGACTGAACATGACTTGGGTCGCTCTGTTTTTCATCACAAGCTTTTACCTTCCACTGTGGGAAACACCAGTCTATTGTGTAAAATGCAAATATTGTTGGCTATCTTAAATAAGGTGTAGTTTAGTCTGTCACAAACAAGTGCATGCTGCTTTCTTGCTGAAGATCTTGCACATGTAGATCCAGCATCTGGACTCGACCACAAAATCTGACCCCACACCTGTTTGTATCTTAGTGTATCACTGCTATCAAAGTGCCCCGCTATCATAACAGCTGACCTGATGACAGCCCTAAAGCCCTAAAAGATTGTCCTTTGCACAGCCTGCTGAGATCTGCACAGGTTTTACACCTCAAAAATTaactttcatcattttaaaatgggaCTGGTTGTATTTTTGTCCCCAGCTGTCATGCTAAAATATTAAAGGTCTGCGTATAGCAACAGTCGGCACCATGTTTTCTTAGTTTGAACTTTCAgcttgtctttgtctgtttggaTGCTTGTGTTTGAGACCACATAACTTGAAACTAAGTTGTGAACACTTTTGTTTGAGGACACACTCATGTACTTTGTGTGTAATTCAGTGGCTCAGTATGTGTGAGCTGCTGAGGAATGTTCAGGCTTATTAGAGTGATAGGTATTCCTGCTTTGTGTTGGACTGCAGTGTGAGTGGGGTCAATTAAAGAGGCAAAAACAGAATGTTTATTTGCTGAGAATCTCTCCCATGTAGACATTTCCCCCTCTACTGGCCGGGACTGAGAGATTCTCCTCTCTTTCAGGAAAACCACTGGGCCCGCACCAACCCTCTGTATTATACATAACCCTCCATTTTAGAGTTGTTAACCAAACATAAGTCCTACGACATGTAACTATATTTCCATTCCCATCTacctgtaaataaatacagccaTAGTCCATAGGTGCAGTCAGAGTCTACAGCAGTGTCCTTTGTCTAGTCACATAATTTCTTACGCAAGTGAGTAATGGCCAACAGTGCCAATATGAATATTACGTTCACATGAAGAGAAGTCAATAGAACCTCTgtagactgtttacatgcaccTCTGTGACTCATTGTGTATGTAACTTTGGCCACAGGGGGAAAATGTGTACACAACTAAAGGGGGTCATTGATAAATGACATTATTGTTGATGCTTATGTTTGTCAAAATGATAATTAAACTGTGTAATAAACAGTCACTACACGTTTCAGAGCTATCTTTTTTCCATGCAAAACTAAATAGCCTTTGTGCAGAACCTACATATTGAGATTATATTTTCATGGTGTTTATACGTCCACAAACAACAGGAAGGCCAGTGTTTTTACAGTATGTGCAAACCTTTATTTGGACCACATAAATTGCCTGTTGAACCGTAGATTATGATGAATATGGTACCAacttaaaagtcatttttagaAAGTCCATATCGCCTCATTTCGAGCAGATGTAGGTTTTCAGTCTGCTCCATCATTTGTTTCCCTGTTGTGGAGAGCGACTGGACCCAGAAGTTCTTGAAATCCAGCGGCATTTCTAAAAGATTAGAGAAAGTGAATAGAGGGCATTGTGATCAGCATTAAATTGGTAATTCCAGTACTTTTTCGTAGACCTGTTCCTTACCTTTCTCGTTTGGACTGCATGACGTAGGAGCGCTCTCTTCTCAGCTGCTCCAGTCGTTCTTTCACAATTGTCTTTTGCTGGTTCTTATCctcctaaaacaaaaaaaagtaatgttaatgaaactaaagaatcaaaaCCTTTAGCCTGATTCCCTCTATAAAGATGAACTGACCTGTGGTAGATCTTGTGTGAGGTGCTTCAGCCTGTCCGTGTGTTTCAGGCCAAGCAggtcttcctctccctttctGTTTTG
This genomic interval from Labrus mixtus chromosome 4, fLabMix1.1, whole genome shotgun sequence contains the following:
- the dnaja2b gene encoding dnaJ homolog subfamily A member 2b, with product MANVVDTKLYDILGVSPSASENELKKAYRKLAKEYHPDKNPDAGDKFKEISFAYEVLTNPEKKELYDRYGEQGLREGGGGGPGMDDIFSHIFGGGLFGFMGGQGRGRNGGKRRGEDMVHPLKVSLEDLYNGKTTKLQLSKNVLCGACNGQGGKAGAVQKCVACRGRGMRIMIRQLAPGMVQQMQSVCTDCSGEGEVINEKDRCRKCEGHKVCKETKLLEVHVDKGMKHGQKITFSGEADQAPGIEPGDIVLVLQEKEHEDFRREGSDLHMVQRIGLVEALCGFQMTVTHLDGRQLLVKYPPGKVIEPGCIRMVKGEGMPQYRNPFEKGDLYVKFDVQFPENNWISPEKLNELECLLPARAENPVISADAEEVDLTDFDRSQGSGSGARREAYNDSSDEEGGHHGPGVQCAHQ